GGGAGGCCCGCTGCCCCATCGCCTCCACCGGCGCCGGCATCTCCGTGCCCAGCGGCATTCCGGATTTTCGCAGTCCTGGCGGCCTGTGGGAAAAGCACGACCCGGCCGAGGTCGCCACGCTTCAGGCGTTGCGCAGCAGGCCGGCCCGAGTGTGGGAGTTCTTGTTCGATGCGCTGGACATCTTTGCCAACGCCGCGCCCAACCCGGCGCACACTGCCCTGGCGGAGCTGGAACGCACCGGGCGACTTGCTGCGGTGATAACCCAGAACATCGACGGACTGCACCAGGCCGCCGGATCGCGCAACGTCATCGAGTTCCACGGCAACAGCACGCGCTTGTACTGCATGCGCTGCAAGCGCGACCACGACGCTGCACGGATCACCACGCTTCCGTCCGCCGACAGGCCCTGGGAGTGCGAATGCGGCGGCGTGGTCCGGCCGGATATCGTGTTCTTCGGCGAGCAGATACCTCGGGACGCCATGACGCGCAGCTTCGCCGTGGCGCAGGAAGCGGACCTCGTCATCGTGGTCGGCACCTCCGGCGAAGTGGCCCCGGCCAACACCATCCCAGCCACGGTGAAAGCACGCGGCGGCAAGATGATCGAGGTAAACCTCGGCCCCTCGACTTTCGGCACCATGGCGGACGTCGCCATCCGCGCCGGTTGCGAGGCGGTCTTGCCCGCCTTGGCGAAACGTCTTATGTGATGCGCGGTTCAGCGCAACAATGTCCGCTCCGCGCGGAATTTCAAGGGAGATACGGGTATGGAAATGGGATTTTGGCAGCTTATGAGCCAGGCCACCATCGTGGTCAAAGCGGTGCTCATCCTGCTTGCATTGATGTCCCTTACGAGTTGGGCGATCATCTTCACCAAGGTGTTCACCCTGATCGGCGCCCGGCGCAAGGTGCACCGCGACACGGACGAGTTTCTGGACGCCGCGGATCTGCACTCCGCCATCGCACGCATGGGCCGTGACCAGAACTCCCCGGCCTATCGCGTGGCCGTCGAGGGCGTTACCGAACTGAACAAGTTCGGGGACATGAACGGCGAGTCCTACGGCACGCTCAGGGACAACCTCGAACGCGCCCTGTCGCGCGGGGTGCAGGGAGAAAGCGCCGCGATGACGAGTTCGTTGCCCTTCCTGGCCACCTGCTCCAACGCCGCGCCGTTCATCGGTCTGTTCGGCACGGTCTGGGGCATCATGCATTCGTTCCACCAGATCGGCATGATGAAGACGGCCGCGCTGGCCGCGGTGGCGCCCGGCATATCCGAAGCGCTCATCGCCACCGCCATAGGCCTCGCCGTGGCCATCCCGGCCACCGTGGCATACAACTACTTCATGGGCATCATCCGCGGTGTGGACTCCGAACTCTCCAGCTTTGCCGGCGTGTTCATGAACCGCGTGCAACTCGAATTGCCGCAGCTCCTGGGCGAGGAGGATTCCGCACCCTCGTCGCCGCGTCCCCAACGCTCCGCCGCCCGCATCCAGGACCGCTGAGAAAGGACTGTCCCATGGCCATTCAGACGACCTCGCCCGGGGGCATGCTCTCCGACATCAACGTGACGCCCTTCGTGGACGTCATGCTCGTGCTGCTGATCATCTTCATGGTCACGGCGCCCATGCTGACCCAGGGTCTCGACGTAGACTTGCCGCAGACGCGCTCCGTGGCCGTACTGCCCACGGACTCCGATCACCTCGTGCTGAACATCGCGCGCGACGGCACCATGGCGCTGGATGTGTATCCGGCCACGATGGAGAACCTGCGCGCTCAGGTGGAGGCCAACGTGGTGGCGCAGAACAAGCAACTCTTCCTCAAAGCGGACAAAGACGTGCCCTACGGCGTCGTGGTGCGCGCCATGGGCGAGATCAGGGAAGCAGGCGTGGAGCGCCTCGGCGTGGTGGCCGAGCCCGATCTCGCAGCGCCCGGCGATGGCCAAACAACTCCCGAAGGCGCTGCGCCCACGGGCACACAACAACAGAACGCCACCGGCCAGTAGCCCACTTCAGTCGGCGAGCTTCCGTCAATGCGCACACTCCCAGCCATTCTTTCCATCCTCGTGCATGTCGCGGTCCTTGGCATCGTCATTTTCGGCGGCGGCCTTGGCGGCCATGTGCCCATCGACCTCACACAGCAGGTCTATTCCGTGGACATCGTGGGCACGCCGGGGCTTCCCGTGGGGCCGGAAGGCGCGCCCGACAAAGCCCCGGAGGCCGAGCCCGAGGGCGGTCCGGCCAAGCCCGCACCCAAGGAAGAGGCTCCGGCGCCCGTCCCGGAGACCAAGCCCGAGGCCAAACCGGAACCGCAGCCCGAACCCGAACCAGCGCCCGTGGAAAAGGGCAAGGCCATAAGCGCAGAAAAGAAGGATCAGCCGAAAAAGCCCGAGGCCAAGCCGGAACCGCCCAAGCCCGAGCCCGAAAAGAAAGAGGTTGCGGAGAAAAAGCCTGAGCCTGAAAAGAAGCCGGAACCCGAGAAAAAGACCGAGCCTGAGAAGAAACCCGAGCCGCCTAAAAAGACGGCTGAAACGCCCAAGCCCAAGCAACCCACCTCGCGCGACGTCATCGCCTCGGCTCTGAATGCCGTGCAGAAGGAAGCAGCGGATCAGGCGGCAGCGGACCGCGCCGCGCTGGAACGCGAACTCGACGCACTCAGGGGATCGGTGAGCGGCGAAGGCCAGGGTTCCGGACCAGGACGGGGCTCCGGCGGCGGCCGCGGCGGCGGGGGCGGCGCCGATCCGCTCACGGCCTACGGCAACTATGTGAAGAACCTGATCCAGCAGTACTGGGCTTTGCCGCCGATAATCGACCGTTCCATGAACTACGCCGCCGTTGTACGAGTAACCGTGGATCGCCGGGGGAATATCCAGCAGTTTTACGTCCAGACCTCGTCCGGACGACAGGACTTCGACCTCTCAACCATCAAGGCGATCAAGATGGCGCAGCAGAATGCCGTGCTCGAACCGCCGCCAGTGAACGGCGACATCGCCCTGAACATCACTTTCAACTCGCAGGAGATGTAAGGAGCTTACCCGTGCGCGCCCACCGTACCCTGTCCTCCCTCGCGCTGGCACTCGTCCTCACGCTGAGCCTGGCCGCCGTTGCCGCTGCGCAGAAGGCCGAGCTGAATATAAACATCTACGGCGCCGGCGAGTCCCGCTCCTTCATCGCCCTGGCCGATCCCATGGCCACCCCATCCGGTGATGCGCCGCCGCTGGCTGCCGAGTTGCAGAGCCTCATCCGCACCAACCTGAGCTTCCTGCCGTTTCTGGGCATCGTGCCGCGCGAAGGCGTGTTGGGCGGCTCCCGGCTGAACGGCGTAACCCGCGAAAACATCGATTTCCGGCGCTTTCAACTGGCAGGAGCGGACTACCTGATGACAACGGGCTGGCCCAATCCCGGCACGGTGGAACTGCGCGTCTACGAGGCCTTCGGCAGCAACCTGGTGGTGGGCAAGGCGTACGCTCAGGTCGACAAACAGTCCCTGCCCCGCGTGGCGGACAAATTCTGCGCCGCGCTCATGGAAGCGCTCACCGGCAGCGGGGAGTTTTTCCGCTCCACCCTCGCATTCGTCCGCGCCAGCGGCCCCGGCACCAACCGCAACATCTACACGGTTCGCCCCACGGGCCGCGAACTGAGGCAGATTTCCAACGAGGAAGGAGCCTGCCTTTCGCCTTCGTGGTCGCCCAACGCCAACTCGATCGTCTTCAGCATCGTGGCCGAGCGCTACCACTATCTCGGTCTGTGGCAGGGCGGCAGCGTGAAGAAAGTCCGTTATCCCGGCAACACTGTCATCGCTCCCGACTTCACGCCGTCGGGCCAGATTGCCGTGAGCCTGACTCAGAAAAACCAGCCGGACATCTTCCTGCTCGGTGCGGACCTGCAACCCCAGCGGCCGCTGGTCCAGGACGGCTCCATCAATGTCTCGCCCAGCTTTTCCAGAAACGGCCAGGCCATGGCCTAC
Above is a genomic segment from Oceanidesulfovibrio indonesiensis containing:
- a CDS encoding NAD-dependent deacylase, with product MGNDLTKAQHAAIEEAAAIWREARCPIASTGAGISVPSGIPDFRSPGGLWEKHDPAEVATLQALRSRPARVWEFLFDALDIFANAAPNPAHTALAELERTGRLAAVITQNIDGLHQAAGSRNVIEFHGNSTRLYCMRCKRDHDAARITTLPSADRPWECECGGVVRPDIVFFGEQIPRDAMTRSFAVAQEADLVIVVGTSGEVAPANTIPATVKARGGKMIEVNLGPSTFGTMADVAIRAGCEAVLPALAKRLM
- the tolQ gene encoding protein TolQ; the encoded protein is MEMGFWQLMSQATIVVKAVLILLALMSLTSWAIIFTKVFTLIGARRKVHRDTDEFLDAADLHSAIARMGRDQNSPAYRVAVEGVTELNKFGDMNGESYGTLRDNLERALSRGVQGESAAMTSSLPFLATCSNAAPFIGLFGTVWGIMHSFHQIGMMKTAALAAVAPGISEALIATAIGLAVAIPATVAYNYFMGIIRGVDSELSSFAGVFMNRVQLELPQLLGEEDSAPSSPRPQRSAARIQDR
- a CDS encoding ExbD/TolR family protein; its protein translation is MAIQTTSPGGMLSDINVTPFVDVMLVLLIIFMVTAPMLTQGLDVDLPQTRSVAVLPTDSDHLVLNIARDGTMALDVYPATMENLRAQVEANVVAQNKQLFLKADKDVPYGVVVRAMGEIREAGVERLGVVAEPDLAAPGDGQTTPEGAAPTGTQQQNATGQ
- a CDS encoding energy transducer TonB yields the protein MRTLPAILSILVHVAVLGIVIFGGGLGGHVPIDLTQQVYSVDIVGTPGLPVGPEGAPDKAPEAEPEGGPAKPAPKEEAPAPVPETKPEAKPEPQPEPEPAPVEKGKAISAEKKDQPKKPEAKPEPPKPEPEKKEVAEKKPEPEKKPEPEKKTEPEKKPEPPKKTAETPKPKQPTSRDVIASALNAVQKEAADQAAADRAALERELDALRGSVSGEGQGSGPGRGSGGGRGGGGGADPLTAYGNYVKNLIQQYWALPPIIDRSMNYAAVVRVTVDRRGNIQQFYVQTSSGRQDFDLSTIKAIKMAQQNAVLEPPPVNGDIALNITFNSQEM
- a CDS encoding translocation protein TolB, with the translated sequence MRAHRTLSSLALALVLTLSLAAVAAAQKAELNINIYGAGESRSFIALADPMATPSGDAPPLAAELQSLIRTNLSFLPFLGIVPREGVLGGSRLNGVTRENIDFRRFQLAGADYLMTTGWPNPGTVELRVYEAFGSNLVVGKAYAQVDKQSLPRVADKFCAALMEALTGSGEFFRSTLAFVRASGPGTNRNIYTVRPTGRELRQISNEEGACLSPSWSPNANSIVFSIVAERYHYLGLWQGGSVKKVRYPGNTVIAPDFTPSGQIAVSLTQKNQPDIFLLGADLQPQRPLVQDGSINVSPSFSRNGQAMAYVSDRFGSPHIFVRNLATGHDQRITYSGYNTDPSISPDGSLVAFTRMTGGGHRIYLYDIKTGREQQITFGPGSDEQPAFAPDNYFVAFSSSRSGSRQIYLTTRHGTEPIQVPTNGPAGFPAWGLTDAP